Proteins from one Ricinus communis isolate WT05 ecotype wild-type chromosome 9, ASM1957865v1, whole genome shotgun sequence genomic window:
- the LOC8264886 gene encoding stigma-specific STIG1-like protein 1 has translation MKLLKIFLILLVVMALVLSVAALPLEQEQEQESDQEQEPEDIDYDLTEQSFDEATEFSSEYGFRRLLAQKKLRKTRRVRCNKFPRICHAKGSPGPYCCSKKCVNVLTDRLNCGACGKKCKYNQICCNGKCVNPSFNKRHCGGCNNRCNNGGFCAFGLCNYA, from the coding sequence ATGAAGTTACTGAAgattttcttgattcttcttgTTGTAATGGCTCTAGTCCTTTCAGTTGCTGCATTACCATTggaacaagaacaagaacaagaatcAGATCAAGAACAAGAACCAGAAGATATCGATTATGACTTGACTGAACAATCATTTGATGAAGCAACCGAATTCAGTTCTGAATATGGATTCCGCCGTTTGCTCgctcaaaagaaattaagaaaaactcGTCGTGTAAGATGTAACAAATTCCCTCGAATTTGCCATGCCAAGGGAAGTCCAGGGCCTTATTGTTGCAGTAAGAAGTGCGTAAACGTCTTAACAGATCGCCTTAACTGTGGAGCTTGTGGAAAGAAATGCAAATACAATCAGATTTGTTGCAATGGCAAATGTGTTAATCCATCCTTCAATAAAAGGCATTGTGGAGGTTGCAACAACAGGTGCAACAACGGAGGGTTTTGTGCTTTTGGACTTTGCAATTATGCATAG
- the LOC8264885 gene encoding stigma-specific STIG1-like protein 1: MKLLRILLVLVLVMALIFTVAALPTEQDQEQEDTDYDLSEQSYDEANEFSSEHRFGRILAQKKLRKARRVRCNKFPRICHAKGSPGPYCCKKKCVNVLTDRLNCGACGKKCKYNQMCCNGKCINPFFNRRHCGGCNNRCNSGEFCAFGLCNYA; this comes from the coding sequence ATGAAGTTACTTAGGATTCTCCTGGTACTTGTTCTTGTAATGGCTCTAATCTTCACTGTTGCTGCATTACCAACAGAACAAGACCAAGAACAAGAAGATACGGATTATGACTTGTCTGAACAGTCTTACGATGAAGCAAACGAATTCAGCTCTGAACATAGATTTGGCCGCATTCTTGCTCagaagaaattaagaaaagctCGTCGCGTGAGATGCAATAAGTTCCCTAGGATTTGTCATGCCAAAGGAAGTCCAGGGCCTTATTGTTGCAAGAAGAAGTGTGTGAATGTCTTGACTGATCGCCTTAACTGTGGAGCCTGTGGAAAGAAGTGTAAATATAATCAAATGTGTTGTAATGGCAAATGTATCAACCCATTCTTCAATAGGAGGCACTGTGGAGGTTGCAACAATAGGTGCAACAGTGGAGAATTTTGTGCTTTTGGACTTTGCAATTATGCATAG
- the LOC125371051 gene encoding stigma-specific STIG1-like protein 1 — translation MKLLRVFLILVLVLALVFTVVASPLGQEQGHDQEQEDIHYDLSEQSYDEANEFSSKHRFGRLLAQRKLKDNCVTCNKFPWICNVKGSPGPYCCNNSCVNVLTDRLSCGACGKKCKYNQTCCNGKCINPTLDKRHCGGCNRRCNNGEFCAFGLCNYA, via the coding sequence ATGAAGCTACTCAGGgttttcttgattcttgttcTTGTACTGGCTCTAGTCTTTACTGTTGTTGCATCACCACTTGGACAAGAACAAGGACATgatcaagaacaagaagacATCCATTACGACTTGTCTGAACAATCTTATGATGAAGCAAACGAATTTAGTTCTAAACATAGATTTGGCCGCTTGCTTGCTCAAAGgaaattaaaagacaattgtgTAACATGTAACAAGTTTCCTTGGATTTGTAATGTCAAGGGAAGTCCAGGGCCTTATTGCTGCAACAACAGTTGTGTAAATGTCTTAACTGACCGGCTTAGCTGTGGAGCCTGTGGAAAGAAGTGCAAATACAATCAAACTTGTTGTAATGGCAAATGTATCAACCCAACCTTGGACAAGAGGCATTGTGGAGGTTGCAACCGTAGGTGCAACAATGGAGAATTTTGTGCTTTTGGACTCTGCAATTATGCATAG
- the LOC8264883 gene encoding stigma-specific STIG1-like protein 1 yields the protein MELMKIIFFIAITMALSITLTVRSIGEIEDKPPLPVDDSSTFSKGSAVHDEENNLMPSKRLSRFLAEDKNPRAADHCRKDQDVCYYMGGKNYTCCNNKCLDLSTDDKNCGACKKKCLHTQTCCRGQCVYLSLDKRHCGKCNNRCLDGEYCVFGMCSYA from the coding sequence ATGGAACTAATGAAGATAATCTTCTTCATAGCCATAACAATGGCTTTATCCATCACTCTCACTGTGAGAAGCATCGGAGAAATTGAAGACAAACCACCATTACCCGTCGATGATTCGAGCACATTCTCAAAAGGGTCCGCGGTGCATGATGAAGAGAACAATCTTATGCCTTCGAAACGGCTGAGTCGTTTCCTCGCCGAAGATAAAAACCCTAGAGCAGCTGACCACTGCCGAAAAGATCAGGATGTGTGCTATTACATGGGAGGTAAGAACTACACTTGCTGCAACAACAAGTGCCTGGACTTGTCTACTGATGACAAGAACTGCGGTGCATGCAAAAAGAAATGCCTGCACACACAGACTTGTTGCAGAGGCCAATGTGTATACTTATCTCTGGACAAGAGGCACTGCGGAAAATGCAACAATCGGTGCCTCGATGGTGAATACTGCGTATTTGGGATGTGTAGTTACGCATAA